In one Pseudodesulfovibrio tunisiensis genomic region, the following are encoded:
- a CDS encoding methyl-accepting chemotaxis protein, with amino-acid sequence MSKFASMLSKQICLALLTLVAAVLIIVAGYRGISVLSASLDDFAHWTTIDATMRQGVVNHLLQATTRIGAYMKTPTRENYEAYDQAMKDTRGGLDDWVDKTRGEDKLLAASGPISARINAIAVAMSKYRTVQQTKSKALKDADTVAALLNSELRQAVTMVIVPERQAAESRGNAKAVSEWNAMHVVLGEKVMLPLQKLIMAMHEFGLTSDKFLLRETGMQLSQIESGLYEWEELAKRNQELADTAGYAYGSLAQIKVLAKVLRNCADKEAETREILQHNTVAVTTVVDQLIKENIVPAKQAAVDNAARARTESLTAMTVTAVVAAGLTLIVSLIFALRLSRALRRVSRFADSVAKGDLEATLETRRKDEIGQICRSLSAIPVTLRDVLGDFEDIASRVESGDLQARADHGKYEGAYADLMTNANRLADSMVSIFDSLPLPVITIDREMSLLYMNQAARDVADANEDFQGTACFEHFSASGCNSDECPCRIAMETGEPTRASSLTIAGGRDFEMDFLALPVRDERGNIAGAIKIFMDQTGIKRAQQRMHTSAQQAEQIVASLSAAADELAAQMEQVKTGSGQQKGMSAEAATAMSQMNATVLEIARNASDAAENTSDAREHASVGGSVVQQVVDSIQTVHTRAEEMNQSMQELEGTVKGIGEVMRVISDIADQTNLLALNAAIEAARAGDAGRGFAVVADEVRKLAEKTMNATDEVDKAIRSIQAGAAKNSEAMRNASRAVNDTTHLADKAGEALASIVLIVESTDDQVHSIATAAEEQSATSEQVSSTVESVDELATEMDEAMSQSASAVAELARLAMEVKSLVDDLKA; translated from the coding sequence ATGTCCAAATTCGCCAGCATGTTGTCCAAACAGATCTGCCTGGCTCTCCTGACGCTGGTAGCCGCCGTACTGATCATCGTTGCAGGTTACCGGGGCATCTCGGTTCTCAGCGCAAGCCTCGACGACTTCGCTCACTGGACCACCATTGACGCGACCATGCGGCAGGGGGTGGTGAATCACCTGCTTCAGGCCACCACGCGCATCGGTGCCTACATGAAGACCCCAACCAGGGAAAACTACGAGGCATACGATCAGGCCATGAAGGACACGCGCGGCGGTCTGGATGACTGGGTCGACAAGACCAGGGGCGAAGACAAGCTCCTTGCCGCCTCGGGTCCGATTTCCGCCCGGATCAACGCCATTGCCGTGGCCATGAGCAAGTATCGCACCGTGCAGCAGACCAAGAGCAAGGCGCTCAAGGATGCGGATACCGTGGCCGCGCTCCTGAACTCCGAGCTGCGTCAGGCCGTGACCATGGTCATCGTGCCGGAACGCCAGGCCGCGGAATCCCGGGGCAACGCCAAGGCCGTCAGCGAATGGAACGCCATGCATGTCGTTCTTGGCGAAAAGGTCATGCTGCCGCTCCAGAAACTGATCATGGCCATGCATGAATTCGGCCTGACCTCGGACAAGTTCCTGCTCAGGGAAACCGGAATGCAACTTTCCCAGATCGAAAGCGGACTGTACGAATGGGAAGAGCTTGCCAAGCGGAATCAGGAGCTTGCCGACACTGCGGGCTATGCCTACGGCAGTCTGGCCCAGATCAAGGTGCTGGCAAAGGTGCTGCGCAATTGCGCAGACAAGGAAGCCGAGACACGGGAAATCCTGCAGCACAATACCGTTGCCGTAACCACGGTGGTGGATCAGCTCATCAAGGAAAACATTGTTCCGGCCAAGCAGGCCGCGGTTGACAATGCCGCGAGAGCCCGCACCGAATCCCTGACCGCCATGACCGTAACCGCAGTGGTTGCCGCCGGACTGACTCTGATCGTATCCCTGATTTTCGCCCTGCGCCTGTCCCGCGCCCTGCGCAGGGTGAGCCGTTTTGCGGACTCGGTTGCCAAGGGCGATCTCGAAGCCACCCTCGAAACACGGCGCAAGGACGAAATCGGCCAGATTTGCCGCTCCCTGAGCGCCATTCCCGTCACCCTGCGCGACGTGCTCGGCGACTTCGAGGACATTGCCTCCAGGGTCGAAAGCGGTGACCTGCAAGCCCGCGCCGACCATGGCAAATACGAAGGCGCCTATGCCGACCTCATGACCAATGCCAACCGGCTCGCCGATTCCATGGTCTCCATATTCGACAGCCTGCCCCTGCCCGTGATCACGATAGACAGGGAAATGTCCCTGCTCTACATGAACCAGGCGGCCCGGGACGTGGCAGATGCAAACGAGGATTTTCAGGGCACGGCCTGCTTCGAACACTTCAGCGCTTCCGGGTGCAACAGCGACGAATGCCCCTGCCGCATCGCCATGGAAACCGGAGAGCCGACACGGGCCTCGTCCCTGACCATTGCCGGAGGACGGGATTTCGAAATGGACTTTCTGGCCCTGCCCGTACGCGACGAACGCGGAAACATCGCAGGCGCAATCAAGATTTTCATGGACCAGACCGGCATCAAACGCGCCCAGCAGCGCATGCACACCTCTGCGCAGCAGGCCGAACAGATCGTGGCCAGCCTGTCCGCGGCAGCCGACGAACTCGCGGCCCAGATGGAACAGGTCAAGACCGGTTCCGGCCAGCAGAAAGGCATGAGCGCGGAAGCAGCCACGGCCATGAGCCAGATGAACGCCACCGTGCTGGAGATCGCGCGCAATGCATCCGACGCCGCGGAAAACACGTCCGATGCCCGCGAGCATGCCTCGGTAGGCGGCTCCGTGGTGCAGCAGGTGGTGGATTCCATCCAGACCGTGCACACCCGGGCCGAGGAGATGAATCAGAGCATGCAGGAACTCGAAGGCACGGTGAAAGGCATCGGCGAGGTCATGCGCGTGATCAGCGACATCGCGGACCAGACCAACCTTCTTGCCCTGAACGCGGCCATCGAGGCGGCACGGGCCGGAGACGCTGGCAGAGGCTTTGCCGTGGTGGCGGACGAAGTGCGCAAGCTCGCGGAAAAGACCATGAATGCCACAGACGAAGTGGACAAGGCCATTCGGTCCATCCAGGCCGGGGCCGCAAAGAACAGCGAAGCCATGCGCAACGCGTCCAGAGCCGTGAATGACACGACGCACCTTGCGGACAAGGCCGGGGAAGCGCTCGCGTCCATAGTCCTGATCGTGGAATCCACGGATGATCAGGTGCACAGCATTGCCACGGCGGCCGAGGAACAGTCCGCCACCAGCGAACAGGTTTCCAGCACCGTGGAATCCGTGGACGAACTGGCAACCGAAATGGACGAGGCCATGAGCCAGTCCGCGTCCGCAGTGGCGGAACTTGCGAGGCTCGCCATGGAGGTCAAAAGTCTGGTGGACGATCTCAAGGCGTGA
- a CDS encoding Lrp/AsnC family transcriptional regulator, protein MNKRKIDDLDLKILNIIQSDGKVSNAEIARQVGKAPSAVLERVRKLRKRGVIRGYECIVDHKALGRGLTAFTSVNADEAVGSASIGDRLAQFPEVLEVHYTAGRDSYLVKVRVEDTEALQGVLAKFGAVPGVRDTNSTIVLTTVKESRVIPLDIESED, encoded by the coding sequence ATGAACAAAAGAAAGATTGACGATCTGGATCTTAAAATTCTGAACATCATTCAGAGTGACGGCAAGGTTTCCAACGCGGAAATCGCCCGGCAGGTGGGCAAGGCCCCGTCCGCCGTGCTGGAGCGGGTTCGCAAGCTGCGCAAGCGCGGCGTGATCAGGGGCTATGAATGTATCGTGGACCACAAGGCCCTGGGAAGAGGGCTGACCGCGTTTACTTCGGTGAACGCGGACGAGGCCGTGGGGTCCGCAAGCATCGGGGATCGACTGGCGCAGTTCCCCGAGGTGCTCGAAGTCCATTACACTGCGGGCCGGGATTCCTATCTGGTCAAGGTCCGTGTGGAGGATACCGAGGCATTGCAGGGCGTTCTGGCCAAGTTTGGTGCCGTGCCCGGCGTGCGCGACACCAATTCCACCATCGTGCTTACCACAGTCAAGGAGTCCCGAGTCATTCCGCTTGATATCGAATCCGAAGACTGA
- the rpe gene encoding ribulose-phosphate 3-epimerase: MILSPSMLSSDFTNMEAELKALEAAGLEWVHLDVMDGVFVPNITFGPPIIKAMRRKSNLFFDCHLMIVDPGRYIEAFAEAGADLICVHAEACDHLERVCAQIADAGCKPAVALNPHTPLEVVKYLLPQLHMVLIMSVNPGFGGQKFIPFCMDKVRDLKAMITEAETDTLIQVDGGCTPENAKALTEAGADVLVSGSAFFKFPPYGERHRIFQDAVK; encoded by the coding sequence ATGATCCTGTCCCCGTCCATGTTGTCCTCGGATTTCACCAACATGGAAGCCGAACTCAAGGCATTGGAAGCCGCCGGACTCGAATGGGTGCACCTCGACGTCATGGACGGCGTGTTCGTGCCCAACATCACCTTTGGCCCGCCCATCATCAAGGCCATGCGCCGGAAGTCGAACCTGTTCTTCGACTGTCATCTGATGATTGTCGATCCGGGCCGGTACATTGAAGCGTTCGCCGAGGCCGGGGCCGATCTGATCTGCGTGCACGCCGAGGCCTGCGATCATCTGGAACGTGTCTGCGCCCAGATTGCGGACGCGGGCTGCAAGCCTGCCGTGGCCCTGAATCCGCACACCCCGCTGGAAGTGGTGAAATATCTGCTGCCCCAGTTGCACATGGTGCTGATCATGTCCGTGAACCCGGGGTTCGGCGGCCAGAAGTTCATTCCCTTCTGCATGGACAAGGTGCGCGACCTCAAGGCCATGATCACCGAAGCCGAAACCGACACCCTGATTCAGGTGGACGGCGGCTGCACCCCGGAAAACGCCAAAGCCCTGACCGAGGCAGGCGCGGACGTGCTCGTGTCCGGTTCCGCATTCTTCAAGTTCCCGCCCTACGGCGAACGCCACCGGATATTTCAGGACGCCGTGAAATAA
- a CDS encoding proline dehydrogenase family protein, protein MTVETAGLDSRIIARGKEFFKAISGESPSIFNKGWWTGKVMDWAMQNEDFKVQMFRFVDVLPYLNTSESLSRHIEEYFAGEDADNIPDVLKWGATKTKIGGGLVARVLNRTIRSNIESMGRQFIIGEDGKEAVKGIRKLRKDGFAFVLDLLGEATVSEEEAQAYLDGYMEILDAVDAEFRKWPPLDGGVDDLDWGHAPGINVAVKPSAFYSQSKPVDPEGTVQGMMDRIEPVYRKVMDMGGFMCIDMEQLKYKEPTIELYKRLRTKYPDYPHLGIVFQAYLRSTPDDVASFLAWAREEKLPVSIRLVKGAYWDYETVLAKQNGWEIPVWTHKPESDICYERVANLILENHEICHFACASHNIRTISAVMEMARSLNVPEERYEFQVLYGMAEPVRKGLKKVAKRVRLYCPYGDLIPGMAYLVRRLLENTANESFLKLTFADEADMDRLLENPEETLKRQLSVSCRKSSGRKDVLGPFRNFPPADFTISSQREGFVEGLKQVRAGLGRKYPLFIGGREVETSDTIASCNPADPSEIIGTVCQAGVNEVDEAVRVASKAYLTWRDVPPRERAEYLLKASQYLKDNIHELSSLQVLEVGKQWDQAQGDVAEAIDFLEYYAREMIRLGEPRRMGNAPGEMSRLFYQGKGVAAVIAPWNFPLAISMGMTSAAIVCGCPVVYKPAGLSSVVGYGLVQAFRAAGLPDGVFNYCPGRGSVMGDYLVEHPDVAVIAFTGSMEVGLRIQEKAAKVQPGQQQCKRVIAEMGGKNAIIIDDDADLDEAVLGVLYSAFGFQGQKCSACSRVIVLDAIYDRFVHRLREAAGSIRLGPAEDPANYMGPVVDKGAQENVLRYGRIAEEEGTVLVRREVSDELRVSGCYVPLLIVENILPGHRIAQEEVFGPVLSVMRAKDMDQALEWANSTRFALTGAIYSRSPNNLERASREFRVGNLYLNKPSVGALVERHAFGGFKMSGVGSKSGGPDYLLQFLDPRLVCENTIRRGFAPIEDSDDWIR, encoded by the coding sequence ATGACCGTTGAGACTGCTGGACTCGATTCCAGAATCATTGCGCGCGGCAAGGAATTCTTCAAGGCCATTTCCGGGGAATCCCCTTCCATCTTCAACAAGGGGTGGTGGACCGGCAAGGTCATGGACTGGGCCATGCAGAACGAGGACTTCAAGGTCCAGATGTTCCGGTTCGTGGACGTGCTGCCCTATCTGAACACGTCGGAATCCCTGTCCCGTCACATCGAGGAATACTTTGCGGGCGAGGATGCGGACAACATTCCCGACGTGCTCAAGTGGGGTGCCACCAAGACCAAGATCGGCGGCGGACTCGTGGCCCGGGTGCTGAACAGGACCATCCGTTCCAACATCGAGAGCATGGGCCGCCAGTTCATCATCGGCGAGGATGGAAAGGAGGCGGTCAAGGGCATTCGCAAGCTGCGCAAGGACGGATTCGCGTTCGTGCTCGACCTGCTGGGCGAGGCCACGGTGAGCGAGGAGGAGGCGCAGGCCTATCTCGACGGATACATGGAGATTCTGGACGCGGTGGACGCGGAGTTCCGCAAGTGGCCGCCGCTGGACGGCGGTGTGGATGATCTGGATTGGGGGCATGCGCCCGGAATCAACGTGGCGGTCAAGCCTTCGGCCTTTTATTCCCAGTCCAAGCCCGTTGATCCGGAGGGCACGGTGCAGGGCATGATGGACCGCATCGAGCCGGTGTATCGCAAGGTCATGGACATGGGCGGCTTCATGTGCATCGACATGGAGCAGCTCAAGTACAAGGAACCCACCATCGAGCTGTACAAGCGGCTGCGCACCAAATATCCGGATTATCCGCATCTCGGCATCGTGTTTCAGGCCTATCTCCGGAGCACGCCGGACGACGTGGCCTCGTTTCTGGCGTGGGCGCGGGAGGAAAAACTGCCCGTGTCCATACGGCTGGTCAAGGGCGCGTACTGGGATTACGAAACCGTGCTGGCCAAGCAGAACGGCTGGGAAATTCCGGTCTGGACCCACAAGCCCGAGTCCGACATCTGCTACGAGCGCGTGGCCAACCTGATTCTCGAAAATCATGAAATCTGCCATTTCGCGTGCGCATCGCACAACATCCGCACCATATCCGCAGTCATGGAAATGGCTCGTTCCCTGAATGTGCCCGAGGAACGCTATGAGTTTCAGGTGCTCTACGGCATGGCCGAGCCTGTGCGCAAGGGCTTGAAAAAGGTCGCCAAACGCGTGCGGCTGTACTGCCCGTACGGCGACCTGATTCCGGGCATGGCGTATCTGGTGCGCCGCCTGCTGGAGAACACGGCCAACGAATCGTTTCTCAAGCTGACCTTTGCGGACGAGGCCGACATGGATCGGCTGCTGGAAAATCCCGAGGAAACCCTCAAGCGCCAGTTGTCCGTATCCTGTCGAAAAAGCAGTGGCAGGAAGGATGTGCTAGGTCCGTTTCGCAATTTCCCTCCTGCGGATTTCACCATTTCGTCCCAGCGCGAGGGATTTGTCGAGGGCCTGAAACAGGTCCGCGCGGGACTCGGCAGGAAATATCCCCTGTTCATTGGCGGACGCGAAGTGGAAACTTCGGACACCATTGCTTCCTGCAATCCGGCTGATCCGTCCGAGATCATCGGTACGGTTTGTCAGGCCGGCGTGAACGAAGTGGACGAGGCCGTGCGTGTCGCCTCCAAGGCCTACCTGACGTGGCGCGACGTGCCGCCCCGCGAGCGGGCCGAATATCTGCTCAAGGCCTCGCAGTATCTCAAGGACAACATTCATGAACTGTCATCGCTTCAGGTGCTGGAAGTGGGCAAGCAGTGGGATCAGGCGCAGGGCGACGTGGCCGAGGCCATCGATTTTCTGGAATACTATGCCCGGGAAATGATCCGGCTGGGCGAGCCGCGTCGCATGGGCAACGCTCCCGGCGAGATGAGCAGACTGTTCTATCAGGGCAAGGGCGTTGCCGCAGTCATTGCGCCGTGGAATTTCCCGCTTGCCATCTCCATGGGCATGACTTCGGCGGCCATCGTGTGCGGCTGTCCCGTGGTGTACAAGCCCGCAGGTTTGTCGTCCGTGGTCGGTTACGGTCTTGTGCAGGCCTTTCGCGCGGCCGGGTTGCCGGACGGCGTGTTCAACTACTGCCCGGGCCGGGGATCGGTCATGGGCGACTATCTGGTGGAGCACCCGGACGTGGCGGTCATCGCCTTTACCGGGTCCATGGAAGTGGGGCTGCGCATTCAGGAAAAGGCGGCCAAGGTCCAGCCCGGCCAGCAGCAGTGCAAACGGGTCATCGCGGAAATGGGGGGCAAGAACGCCATCATCATTGACGATGACGCTGATCTGGACGAGGCCGTGCTCGGGGTGCTGTATTCCGCATTCGGATTCCAGGGCCAGAAATGTTCGGCCTGCTCACGCGTCATCGTGCTGGATGCCATCTATGATCGCTTCGTGCATCGGTTGCGCGAGGCTGCCGGATCCATCAGGTTGGGGCCTGCCGAGGACCCGGCCAACTACATGGGGCCCGTGGTGGACAAGGGCGCACAGGAAAACGTGCTTCGTTATGGCAGGATAGCCGAGGAGGAAGGCACGGTTCTGGTCAGGCGTGAGGTTTCCGATGAGTTGCGGGTCAGCGGGTGTTACGTGCCGCTGCTCATCGTGGAGAACATTCTGCCCGGGCATCGCATTGCTCAGGAAGAGGTGTTCGGCCCGGTGCTGTCCGTGATGCGTGCCAAAGACATGGATCAGGCTCTTGAATGGGCCAATTCCACCCGGTTCGCCCTGACCGGCGCCATTTATTCCCGCAGCCCGAACAATCTGGAGCGTGCCTCCCGGGAATTCCGCGTGGGCAACCTGTATCTGAACAAGCCGTCCGTGGGCGCGCTTGTGGAACGGCATGCCTTTGGCGGATTCAAAATGTCCGGGGTGGGCTCCAAGTCCGGCGGCCCGGATTATCTGCTCCAGTTTCTTGATCCGCGTCTGGTCTGCGAAAATACCATTCGCCGGGGATTCGCGCCCATCGAGGATTCCGACGACTGGATACGTTGA
- a CDS encoding AsnC family transcriptional regulator, whose translation MDSFDKQILDIIQSHFPLVSRPYAEVGKQVGLSEEEVLNRVRALKESGLIRRMGANFQSKKLGWQSTLCAASVPEDKLDEFVAEVNRHDGVTHNYLRENEFNVWFALIAPDMDAVEAILAEITNETGIKVLNLPASRMFKIKVDFKMDK comes from the coding sequence ATGGACAGCTTTGACAAGCAGATTCTCGACATCATCCAGTCGCATTTTCCTCTGGTCTCCCGCCCCTATGCCGAGGTCGGCAAACAGGTGGGCCTGTCCGAGGAGGAAGTGCTGAATCGCGTGCGCGCCCTCAAGGAATCCGGCCTGATCCGCCGCATGGGCGCGAACTTCCAGTCCAAGAAGCTGGGCTGGCAGTCCACCTTGTGTGCGGCCTCGGTTCCCGAGGACAAACTGGACGAATTCGTGGCCGAAGTGAATCGCCATGACGGGGTCACGCACAATTATCTGCGGGAAAACGAGTTCAATGTCTGGTTCGCGCTCATCGCCCCGGACATGGACGCCGTGGAAGCGATTCTGGCCGAGATCACGAATGAAACCGGAATAAAGGTGCTGAACCTCCCGGCAAGCAGAATGTTCAAGATCAAGGTCGACTTCAAGATGGACAAATAA
- a CDS encoding alpha/beta hydrolase, which produces MHTKSLVRSHDATELFLRRDLTDNARAVFVLVHGLGEHCERYDYVTEQLNAFGYNVYRFDHRGHGRSGGARGYLADFNEFIDDTHLMVRLAQAENPTLPVFMLGHSMGGFITAAYGVKYPDVLRGQVLTGPCITLLPAFAPLRDEDIEPLDFMPNALSDVICRDRGVVEDYQTDHLVLMDFTKQMMKEVFVNGTDWLCANIAHYRYPCLIMHGEADQIVPVSNSHYLHDNGSSPDKTLKVWPELFHEILNEREEKDQVLAEIRTWADARI; this is translated from the coding sequence ATGCATACCAAATCCCTTGTCCGCTCCCACGACGCAACCGAACTGTTTCTGCGCAGGGATCTGACCGACAATGCCCGCGCCGTGTTCGTGCTGGTCCACGGTCTGGGCGAGCACTGCGAACGCTACGACTACGTGACCGAACAGCTCAATGCGTTCGGCTACAACGTATACCGCTTCGACCACAGAGGCCATGGCCGTTCCGGTGGCGCACGCGGCTACCTTGCGGACTTCAACGAATTCATCGACGACACCCATCTGATGGTGCGTCTGGCGCAGGCCGAGAACCCGACCCTGCCCGTATTCATGCTCGGCCACAGCATGGGGGGATTCATCACTGCGGCCTACGGCGTGAAATACCCTGACGTGCTGCGCGGCCAGGTTCTCACAGGCCCGTGCATCACCCTGCTGCCCGCGTTCGCCCCGCTCAGGGACGAGGACATCGAACCGTTGGACTTCATGCCCAATGCCCTGTCCGACGTTATCTGCCGCGACAGGGGCGTGGTCGAGGACTACCAGACCGACCATCTCGTGCTCATGGACTTCACCAAACAGATGATGAAGGAAGTGTTCGTGAACGGCACGGACTGGCTCTGCGCCAACATCGCCCACTACCGCTATCCCTGCCTGATCATGCATGGCGAGGCCGATCAGATCGTGCCGGTGTCCAACTCCCACTATCTGCACGACAACGGCTCGTCCCCGGACAAGACCCTCAAGGTCTGGCCCGAACTGTTCCACGAGATTCTCAACGAACGCGAAGAAAAGGATCAGGTGCTGGCCGAAATCCGCACCTGGGCGGACGCTCGCATCTGA
- a CDS encoding ATP-binding cassette domain-containing protein — protein MALVSLQDISVNFTGTILLDSVSLHIQPGERVCLMGRNGEGKSTLLAILSRRLEPDSGSVDYAKGTRAALLPQEVPEGIAGTVYEVVAQGLGVIGEQLAAYHHAVRELSDSLPGEDRDRLVTRMERAQHALENAGGWELHQTVETVLSHLKLNADDDFDSLSGGVKRRTLLARALVSGPDLLILDEPTNHLDIESITWLEDFLLRHVKTLLFVTHDRAFMRRIATRIVELDRGNLYSWECDYATYLERKAADLDAEAKQNHNFDRKLAEEEAWIRQGIKARRTRNMGRVRALIQMREDRKARRERVGNASMIIQEADRTGKLVVEAKGLNLAFDGKSIIKDFSTAIMRGDKVGLIGPNGAGKTTLLKVLLGDLKPDSGSIRHGMNLQVSYFDQLREQLDETRSARENVAGGNDFVSINDNRMHVMGYLKNFLFTPDRAQVPVSVLSGGERNRLLLARLFTRPSNVLVMDEPTNDLDAETLDLLEELLLDYSGTLLLVSHDREFLNNVVTSSIAFEGNGRIAEYVGGYDDWLRQRPEPESPKPAKARTEKAAPKPAKKSSATRKNTNWNSGRWNWTPCPRSLKSSKPSWKSTRHT, from the coding sequence ATGGCCCTTGTCAGTCTTCAGGACATTTCCGTCAATTTCACCGGCACCATCCTGCTGGATTCGGTGTCCCTGCACATCCAGCCCGGAGAACGGGTCTGCCTCATGGGCCGCAATGGCGAAGGCAAATCCACCCTGCTTGCCATTCTCAGCAGGCGGCTTGAACCTGATTCCGGTTCCGTGGACTATGCCAAGGGCACCCGGGCCGCGCTCCTGCCGCAGGAAGTGCCCGAAGGCATTGCCGGAACCGTGTATGAAGTCGTGGCGCAGGGGCTGGGAGTCATCGGTGAACAGCTTGCGGCCTATCACCATGCAGTCCGGGAACTGAGCGACTCCCTGCCCGGCGAGGACCGCGACAGGCTGGTGACCCGCATGGAACGCGCCCAGCACGCCCTAGAGAATGCTGGCGGCTGGGAACTGCACCAGACCGTGGAAACCGTGCTGTCCCATCTCAAGCTGAACGCGGACGACGATTTCGACTCGCTGTCCGGCGGGGTCAAGCGCAGGACGCTGCTGGCCCGCGCTCTGGTGTCCGGCCCGGACCTGCTGATTCTGGACGAGCCAACCAACCATCTGGACATCGAATCCATCACGTGGCTGGAAGATTTTCTGCTGCGCCACGTCAAGACCCTGCTCTTCGTGACGCACGACCGCGCCTTCATGCGCCGCATCGCCACGCGCATCGTGGAGCTGGACCGGGGCAACCTGTACAGCTGGGAGTGCGACTACGCCACCTATCTGGAACGCAAGGCCGCTGATCTGGATGCCGAGGCCAAGCAGAACCACAACTTCGACCGCAAGCTGGCCGAGGAGGAAGCGTGGATTCGTCAGGGCATCAAGGCTCGGCGCACCCGAAACATGGGCCGCGTGCGCGCGCTCATCCAGATGCGCGAAGATCGCAAGGCCCGGCGCGAACGCGTGGGCAACGCCTCCATGATCATTCAGGAAGCGGACCGCACCGGCAAACTCGTGGTGGAGGCCAAGGGCCTGAATCTGGCTTTTGACGGCAAATCCATCATCAAGGATTTTTCCACGGCCATCATGCGCGGCGACAAGGTCGGCCTGATCGGCCCGAACGGCGCGGGCAAGACCACCCTGCTCAAGGTACTGCTCGGTGATCTGAAGCCGGATTCCGGGTCCATCCGCCACGGCATGAACCTGCAGGTCAGCTATTTCGACCAGCTCCGGGAACAGTTGGACGAAACCAGATCAGCACGCGAAAACGTGGCTGGCGGCAACGACTTCGTATCCATCAACGACAACCGCATGCACGTGATGGGCTATCTCAAGAATTTCCTGTTCACCCCGGACCGCGCACAGGTCCCGGTATCCGTGCTCTCTGGCGGGGAACGCAACCGACTGCTTCTGGCCCGGCTCTTTACCCGGCCGTCCAACGTCCTTGTCATGGACGAACCCACAAACGATCTGGACGCCGAGACTCTGGACCTGCTGGAGGAACTGCTGCTGGACTATTCCGGCACCCTGCTTCTGGTCAGCCATGACCGCGAGTTCCTGAACAACGTGGTCACGTCCTCCATTGCCTTCGAAGGCAACGGAAGAATTGCGGAATACGTGGGCGGCTATGACGACTGGCTCCGCCAGCGGCCCGAACCGGAATCCCCGAAGCCTGCGAAAGCCAGAACGGAAAAGGCCGCGCCCAAACCTGCGAAAAAAAGCTCAGCTACAAGGAAAAATACGAACTGGAACAGCGGCAGGTGGAACTGGACGCCATGCCCGCGATCATTGAAAAGCTCGAAGCCGAGCTGGAAGAGCACCAGACATACATGA